Proteins encoded together in one Tripterygium wilfordii isolate XIE 37 chromosome 14, ASM1340144v1, whole genome shotgun sequence window:
- the LOC120015185 gene encoding peptidyl-prolyl cis-trans isomerase Pin1, giving the protein MASANQVRASHILIKHEGSRRKASWKDPEGRVIKNTTRESAVSQLKAFRDDIVSGKVKFEDIASRFSDCSSAKRGGDLGPFGRGQMQKPFEDATYDLKVGEISDIVDTDSGAHIILRTG; this is encoded by the exons ATGGCGTCGGCTAATCAAGTGAGGGCTTCTCACATCCTCATAAAGCACGAGGGCTCTCGCAGGAAGGCATCTTGGAAGGATCCAGAAGGCCGTGTCATCAAAAACACCACCAGAGAGAGCGCCGTCTCTCAGCTCAAAGCCTTCCGTGATGACATCGTTTCTGGCAAGGTTAAGTTCGAGGACATCGCCTCCCGATTCTCGGACTGTAGCTCTGCTAAGCGTGGCGGCGATCTTG GTCCATTTGGTCGGGGACAAATGCAAAAGCCTTTCGAAGATGCTACATATGATCTGAAAGTTGGTGAGATAAGTGACATTGTGGATACTGATAGTGGCGCCCACATCATATTGAGGACTGGTTGA
- the LOC120015296 gene encoding GDP-mannose 4,6 dehydratase 1-like — MASENDTSRSGSATTESNGGAIPAQVPEPLKVALITGITGQDGSYLTEFLLNKGYEVHGLIRRSSNFNTQRINHIYIDPHNTHKARMKLHYADLTDASSLRRWVDTIRPDEVYNLAAQSHVAVSFEIPDYTADVVATGALRLLEAVRSHIAATGRNDVRYYQAGSSEMFGSTPPPQSETTPFHPRSPYAASKCAAHWYTVNYREAYGLYACNGILFNHESPRRGENFVTRKITRAVGRIKIGLQNKLFLGNLQASRDWGFAGDYVEAMWMMLQQDKPDDYVVATEESHTVEEFLEVAFGYVGLNWKDHVVIDKRYFRPAEVDNLKGDSSKVRKELGWKPKVGFKQLVTMMVDEDVELAKREKVLVDAGYLDAHQQP, encoded by the coding sequence ATGGCGTCCGAGAATGATACGTCTAGATCCGGATCCGCCACCACGGAGAGCAACGGCGGGGCCATTCCAGCTCAAGTGCCGGAGCCACTCAAGGTGGCTCTGATCACCGGCATAACTGGCCAGGATGGTTCTTACTTGACTGAATTCCTCCTCAACAAGGGCTACGAGGTGCACGGACTGATCCGTCGCTCCTCCAATTTCAATACTCAGCGAATCAATCACATCTACATCGACCCTCACAATACGCACAAAGCTCGCATGAAGCTTCATTATGCTGACCTCACCGACGCTTCCTCTCTTCGCCGGTGGGTCGACACTATTCGCCCAGACGAGGTCTACAATCTCGCCGCCCAGTCTCACGTCGCTGTGTCCTTCGAGATTCCCGATTACACAGCTGATGTCGTGGCCACTGGAGCCCTCCGCCTCCTCGAGGCAGTGAGATCTCACATCGCCGCCACTGGGAGGAACGATGTCCGGTATTACCAGGCCGGATCCTCCGAAATGTTCGGATCTACACCTCCTCCGCAATCCGAAACCACTCCATTTCACCCTCGATCTCCTTACGCGGCGTCCAAATGTGCCGCGCACTGGTACACGGTGAACTACCGTGAGGCCTATGGGCTGTACGCCTGCAACGGGATCTTGTTCAACCACGAATCGCCTAGGAGGGGAGAGAATTTCGTCACGAGGAAAATTACAAGGGCCGTGGGAAGGATCAAGATTGGGCTGCAGAACAAGCTGTTTCTGGGGAATTTGCAGGCGTCGAGGGATTGGGGATTCGCTGGGGATTACGTGGAGGCAATGTGGATGATGCTGCAGCAGGATAAGCCGGACGATTACGTGGTGGCGACGGAGGAGTCGCACACTGTGGAGGAGTTCCTGGAGGTGGCTTTTGGGTATGTTGGGCTGAACTGGAAGGACCATGTGGTTATCGACAAAAGGTATTTCAGGCCAGCTGAAGTGGACAATTTGAAAGGGGATTCAAGCAAGGTAAGGAAGGAGCTCGGGTGGAAGCCCAAAGTGGGATTCAAGCAGTTGGTGACGATGATGGTTGATGAAGATGTTGAGCTCGCTAAGAGGGAGAAAGTGCTTGTCGACGCGGGGTACCTGGATGCACATCAACAGCCTTGA